Genomic window (Gammaproteobacteria bacterium):
TGGTAATCCTAATGGATGACGAGGACCGCGAAAACGAAGGTGACATTATTATGGCTGCCTCCAAGGTTGAGGCGGTGGATATTAATTTCATGGCACGTTACGGTCGTGGTTTGATATGCCTTACTCTGACTCGGGATCGTTGCGAACAACTAAAGTTGCCGTTAATGGTGAATGATAATTCCGCCGCTTACGGTACCAATTTTACTTTATCCATAGAAGCGGCACACGGGGTGACGACAGGAATTTCTGCGGCTGATCGAGCCACTACCGTCCAAGCGGCGGTTGCGCCGGACGCGGGACCTGCAGACATTGTTCAGCCTGGACATATTTTTCCCATTATGGCGCAGCCCGGAGGGGTATTGACCCGCGCCGGCCATACCGAGGCCGGGTGTGATCTGGCTCGTCTGGCCGGACTGGAGCCTGCCGCCGTGATTGTGGAAGTGCTTAATGAAGATGGAAGCATGGCTCGGCGTCCGGACCTGGAGGTGTTTGCCAAGGAGTTTGGTTTAAAAATCGGTACCATTGCTGATTTGATCGAATATCGGTTGCAAAAAGAGCACAATCTGGATCGCATTGCTGAGTGTCAGTTAAAAAACAGCATTGGCGAATTTAAGTTAGTAAGTTATCGTGATCTCATCGACAATCAAGTGCATCTTGCCATTGTAAAAGGGGAGATCGACGGTGACACACCAACGTTGGTGCGTGTCCACATGCCGCACTATTTGCATGATGTGTTGGGAATGGAAAGACCCGACAGCGGTTGGCCTTTGAAGGATGCGATGAAACTCATCGAATCCGAGGGCAGTGGCGTTATTATCATGTTGAGCCAGCAAGACGCCCAAGAGGGCATGGTAGAGCGCATAAAAACCTATCAGGCGGAAGATGAAGGCCGGGAC
Coding sequences:
- the ribBA gene encoding bifunctional 3,4-dihydroxy-2-butanone-4-phosphate synthase/GTP cyclohydrolase II, with protein sequence MKLNNIEEIIADIREGKMVILMDDEDRENEGDIIMAASKVEAVDINFMARYGRGLICLTLTRDRCEQLKLPLMVNDNSAAYGTNFTLSIEAAHGVTTGISAADRATTVQAAVAPDAGPADIVQPGHIFPIMAQPGGVLTRAGHTEAGCDLARLAGLEPAAVIVEVLNEDGSMARRPDLEVFAKEFGLKIGTIADLIEYRLQKEHNLDRIAECQLKNSIGEFKLVSYRDLIDNQVHLAIVKGEIDGDTPTLVRVHMPHYLHDVLGMERPDSGWPLKDAMKLIESEGSGVIIMLSQQDAQEGMVERIKTYQAEDEGRDMPHREPSNDLRMYGRGAQILLNLGVRKMRVLSAPKRMHGLSGFGLEVVEYVSG